From the Bacillus tuaregi genome, one window contains:
- a CDS encoding HD-GYP domain-containing protein, with translation MINQLVNRWIDNPIFFRYGFIVLLLFSVILNSILLQGESNTYILYIFVTLLLGIGFYNKSTLFLTTFTIMVVACRFYLIRDSELTIATFLVHLLTYLLITGISAGLMKYLHKVKEEQLALSTTLAKALDSRDTYTRNHSESVAKYSIAIAREMNLSKEQCKAVRIGGLLHDIGKIGIPEHILKKPAKLTDEEYVVIKMHPTIGYKMIEHVQAFRQNGVLDIVRYHHERFDGRGYPLGIKGKEIPLLARIVAVADAFDAMSSKRVYRDQLALKHALNEIRKNKGSQFDPEVVDAFLCLFEQEGKKEEQLNRKFA, from the coding sequence ATGATTAATCAACTAGTAAACCGGTGGATAGATAATCCTATATTCTTTCGTTATGGGTTCATTGTCTTATTGCTTTTTAGTGTTATATTGAACAGTATCCTTCTTCAAGGTGAAAGTAATACTTATATATTGTATATTTTTGTGACTTTGCTATTGGGAATCGGCTTCTATAACAAATCAACCCTGTTTCTAACCACTTTTACGATTATGGTGGTAGCCTGCAGGTTTTATTTAATACGCGATTCAGAATTAACAATAGCAACATTCCTTGTTCATCTTTTAACTTATCTGCTGATTACGGGGATTTCGGCTGGCTTAATGAAGTATTTGCATAAAGTCAAGGAAGAGCAGCTTGCCTTATCCACTACGCTCGCAAAAGCTCTCGATTCACGTGATACGTACACAAGGAATCATTCGGAAAGTGTAGCAAAGTATTCTATTGCTATAGCCCGAGAGATGAACCTGTCAAAGGAGCAGTGTAAGGCTGTACGAATTGGTGGACTGCTTCATGATATTGGAAAAATCGGGATACCGGAGCATATTTTAAAAAAGCCCGCCAAATTAACGGATGAAGAGTATGTCGTCATTAAAATGCATCCAACCATTGGCTATAAAATGATTGAACATGTTCAAGCATTTCGACAAAATGGTGTCTTGGATATTGTGCGATACCATCATGAAAGGTTTGATGGCAGGGGTTATCCACTAGGTATCAAAGGCAAGGAGATTCCTTTACTAGCTAGAATTGTGGCGGTAGCCGATGCTTTTGATGCGATGAGCTCTAAACGTGTGTATCGTGATCAACTTGCCTTGAAACACGCTTTGAACGAGATTCGTAAGAACAAGGGGTCGCAGTTTGATCCCGAAGTGGTCGATGCCTTTCTATGCTTGTTTGAGCAGGAGGGTAAAAAGGAAGAACAATTGAATCGAAAATTTGCTTGA
- a CDS encoding TetR/AcrR family transcriptional regulator, whose translation MKELTKRDLQAMQTQEHLLQTSIQLIIEKGYDNVTISEICQICEVAKGTFYTHFSSKKDILIKILADINENMFEKILLDENHTTFEQILEYIKRYMITIQEQGVDFTRVFLKIIIDEHFDTNLVKAHLHANMVGKILDCGKSRGEIRSDISTEQLSQYLQAFIYGIMIDWLNHNGDYDIVQYGLQAVRAFLDMTKAANSL comes from the coding sequence GTGAAGGAATTAACGAAACGGGATCTTCAAGCAATGCAGACTCAGGAGCATCTGTTACAAACGTCTATTCAATTAATTATTGAAAAAGGCTATGACAATGTAACAATTAGTGAAATCTGCCAAATATGTGAGGTTGCTAAAGGAACCTTTTATACCCATTTTTCATCAAAAAAAGATATTCTAATAAAAATTTTAGCTGATATCAATGAAAATATGTTCGAAAAAATACTCCTAGATGAAAACCATACTACATTTGAGCAAATACTTGAATATATTAAGCGCTACATGATTACAATCCAAGAACAGGGAGTTGATTTTACAAGAGTCTTTTTAAAAATAATCATAGATGAACATTTTGATACAAATTTAGTTAAGGCCCATCTACATGCAAATATGGTAGGAAAAATACTTGATTGCGGAAAGAGTAGAGGAGAAATTAGAAGCGATATCTCAACAGAACAATTATCTCAATATCTGCAGGCATTTATTTACGGTATTATGATTGATTGGCTGAATCATAATGGGGATTATGATATTGTCCAGTATGGTCTGCAAGCAGTTCGAGCCTTCCTAGATATGACAAAGGCAGCGAATAGTTTGTGA
- a CDS encoding S-layer homology domain-containing protein, with protein sequence MVYSSKINRMWVTAIAAIMAAILLLAIPVQAASSFTDVPARYKDAVNYLVDNEITQGLTETEFGTHEMIKRVDAAVLLAKALKLEIDSSATSGFADVPSRAEPYVAALRAKGIVNGKDDTTFASQDNITRGEMALILARGYELPVSEDVLPFNDVADRYKEAVGSLYKYRITVGKTDTTFATTENLTRGEFALFLYRLANLELPGDKGVIDLEVLNPGLIDGSISLDDLLSNPEVLRVKLLPGSGLALGDVIKLGTNDMNLLTVSLEQNDLDNGFVDLALTTDILKTLTGGKALDLVAVVESGEAILGSATETIKLPILPLVTPVIDIAKNTLGDLAYILAGEKAFQVDIKAEGLEKVKAGDTLKLTITTGSKTETVQTTLAAADIERGYVTYTFNDTNLIQRLLEGITTGSTLVITPEITDGATTATGAPVSYQISSGLLGVLDGLLGGLLGGILDGLL encoded by the coding sequence ATGGTTTATTCATCCAAAATCAATCGAATGTGGGTAACTGCCATTGCTGCCATTATGGCGGCAATATTGCTACTGGCAATACCAGTACAAGCGGCATCATCTTTTACGGATGTACCTGCCCGTTACAAGGATGCTGTTAATTATCTGGTGGACAATGAGATTACCCAAGGGTTGACAGAAACAGAATTCGGAACACATGAAATGATTAAAAGGGTAGACGCAGCAGTACTTTTGGCAAAGGCATTAAAATTAGAGATTGATAGCAGTGCTACGTCAGGGTTTGCGGATGTGCCGTCCCGTGCAGAGCCATATGTTGCTGCACTGCGTGCAAAAGGAATTGTAAATGGTAAAGATGATACCACTTTTGCCTCTCAAGATAATATTACACGTGGAGAAATGGCGTTAATCCTGGCTAGAGGCTATGAACTGCCAGTTTCTGAGGATGTTCTTCCATTTAATGATGTGGCTGATCGTTATAAAGAGGCGGTTGGATCTCTTTATAAATACAGAATTACGGTAGGGAAGACAGATACTACTTTTGCCACAACAGAAAATCTAACACGCGGTGAGTTTGCTTTATTCTTATATCGCTTAGCTAATTTGGAATTACCAGGAGATAAAGGCGTTATCGATCTAGAAGTATTAAATCCTGGTCTGATTGATGGCAGCATTTCGCTTGATGATTTATTATCCAACCCTGAGGTATTACGCGTCAAACTATTACCTGGAAGCGGACTTGCACTGGGTGATGTCATTAAGCTTGGAACCAATGATATGAATCTATTAACGGTATCATTAGAGCAAAATGATCTGGATAATGGATTTGTGGATTTAGCTTTAACGACAGATATTTTGAAAACCTTAACAGGCGGTAAGGCTCTTGATTTAGTTGCTGTTGTTGAAAGCGGCGAAGCAATTCTTGGTTCTGCAACAGAAACGATTAAACTGCCAATCCTGCCACTTGTTACTCCAGTTATTGATATAGCAAAAAATACTCTTGGCGACTTAGCTTATATTTTAGCTGGTGAAAAAGCGTTCCAGGTAGATATTAAAGCTGAGGGGCTTGAAAAGGTAAAAGCAGGCGATACGCTGAAGCTTACGATTACAACTGGAAGTAAGACAGAAACAGTCCAAACCACACTTGCAGCTGCAGATATCGAAAGAGGATATGTTACTTACACCTTTAATGATACGAATTTAATTCAAAGATTACTGGAAGGCATCACAACTGGAAGCACTCTTGTTATCACTCCTGAAATTACAGATGGTGCGACTACTGCAACAGGTGCTCCTGTTTCTTATCAGATTTCATCAGGTCTTTTAGGTGTCTTAGACGGACTACTAGGGGGATTACTTGGCGGAATATTGGATGGTCTGCTCTAA
- a CDS encoding S-layer homology domain-containing protein, translating to MRLVVLLLFSMLAFFPTGAFADDFDAQTILEGDTEVVGFESASDMIWLKVDVDEDQGLLLDFTDVPRDLVYNVYLYDGNPYDGHILTYDYYFSGNQFLAYKVDHAGSYYVKMEPEEFASGEFDVTYTTTEPDQNEPNDVYTKAIVLDENETETLTLNAPNDVDWFKVQVEQDQGILLDFTGVPDDLVYNVTLFEEEALQGVEDPDDAEYLVSDYYFTGNQFWNHKVLKTGAYYIRIDVGDDNWYSEDYSTEPFNIKFTTSIGEGDQNDDYTQALELKTKETFTLNSPNDIDWFKIQVNQDQAMVLNVADVPNGMEYDFTLYDGKELEKAGDPERVQYLTTEYYLTGEQTLTHKVLKTGTYYIKINPSDESTYSTSFSTEVITLNLTTNTPDANEQNDSYKQATLLEGQDTMSLNAWNDIDWFKVAVEKEKQLKLGFSEVPAGVSFSVYVYKGSELEKFEDPERVEVIFREYYIDEDMDFTIDVPESGEYYILITSDNEIYETTVPWTTAWRIKDLNKAPMTNFTDVAAKYQDAVDFMVLKGNQGFSETLFGTYDNIKRVDAAIMLVRVLGLDIESAPDSGFTDVPGRAVKYINALKQAGITSGKTATTFDSQSSITRGELAIWIQRGFDLQANNKALAFTDVADRYKEAVEALVSNSITSGTSQTTFGTTDFAKRGDYAIFLLRSDMAMTK from the coding sequence ATGAGGTTAGTTGTACTATTGTTATTTAGTATGCTGGCATTCTTTCCAACAGGAGCATTTGCAGATGATTTTGATGCCCAGACCATCCTAGAAGGCGATACGGAAGTAGTTGGTTTTGAATCGGCAAGTGACATGATATGGTTAAAGGTTGATGTGGACGAGGACCAAGGTTTACTGCTGGATTTCACGGATGTACCAAGAGATTTGGTGTACAATGTGTATCTATATGATGGAAATCCATATGATGGTCATATACTGACATATGATTATTATTTTTCCGGCAATCAGTTTCTCGCCTATAAAGTCGATCATGCAGGTTCTTATTATGTGAAAATGGAACCAGAGGAGTTTGCGTCAGGTGAATTTGATGTTACTTATACAACGACAGAGCCAGACCAAAATGAACCAAATGATGTGTACACAAAAGCGATAGTGTTGGATGAAAATGAAACTGAAACGTTAACCTTGAATGCTCCAAACGATGTCGATTGGTTCAAGGTTCAGGTGGAACAGGACCAAGGGATACTGCTTGATTTTACAGGAGTACCAGATGATTTAGTCTACAATGTGACTTTATTTGAGGAGGAAGCATTGCAAGGTGTTGAGGATCCAGATGATGCTGAATACTTAGTCTCTGATTATTATTTTACCGGCAACCAATTTTGGAATCATAAGGTTCTGAAAACGGGTGCGTATTATATTCGAATCGATGTTGGGGATGATAATTGGTATTCTGAGGATTATTCAACCGAGCCTTTTAACATTAAATTTACAACCAGTATAGGTGAAGGCGATCAAAATGATGACTATACCCAGGCGCTTGAATTGAAGACTAAAGAAACCTTTACCCTCAATTCACCGAATGATATTGATTGGTTCAAAATACAGGTGAATCAGGATCAAGCCATGGTACTAAATGTAGCGGATGTACCAAATGGAATGGAATATGACTTCACTCTGTATGACGGCAAGGAGCTTGAAAAAGCAGGCGATCCTGAGCGTGTTCAATATTTAACCACTGAATATTATCTTACAGGAGAGCAAACCTTAACACACAAGGTTCTGAAAACAGGTACGTATTATATAAAAATAAACCCATCTGATGAAAGCACCTATTCCACTTCATTTTCAACAGAAGTGATCACATTAAATTTAACGACCAATACCCCTGATGCAAATGAACAAAATGACAGCTACAAACAAGCGACCCTTTTGGAGGGTCAGGATACCATGTCATTAAATGCTTGGAACGATATAGACTGGTTTAAGGTGGCTGTTGAGAAGGAAAAGCAGCTCAAGCTAGGCTTCTCCGAGGTTCCAGCGGGAGTTTCATTTAGTGTATATGTCTATAAAGGTTCTGAGCTGGAAAAATTTGAAGACCCTGAACGCGTTGAAGTGATTTTTAGGGAATATTATATTGATGAAGATATGGATTTTACGATTGATGTTCCTGAGAGCGGTGAATACTATATTCTTATTACTTCAGATAATGAAATTTATGAAACAACTGTCCCTTGGACTACCGCTTGGAGAATAAAGGATTTAAATAAGGCTCCTATGACAAATTTCACTGATGTAGCGGCAAAATATCAGGATGCGGTTGATTTTATGGTGTTAAAAGGAAACCAAGGATTTTCTGAAACGTTATTTGGAACCTATGATAATATTAAACGGGTGGACGCGGCTATCATGCTTGTCAGGGTGCTTGGTCTTGATATCGAATCTGCACCTGACTCTGGATTTACGGATGTACCAGGCCGTGCCGTCAAATACATCAATGCACTGAAACAAGCAGGAATCACAAGTGGAAAAACGGCGACAACGTTCGATTCTCAAAGCTCCATTACACGTGGCGAACTGGCCATTTGGATTCAAAGAGGCTTTGACCTTCAAGCGAATAATAAGGCTCTAGCCTTCACAGATGTGGCAGACCGTTATAAGGAAGCAGTAGAAGCCTTAGTCAGCAATAGCATCACAAGTGGAACCTCCCAAACAACCTTTGGTACCACCGACTTTGCCAAACGTGGAGACTATGCAATATTCCTGCTACGCTCTGATATGGCCATGACAAAATAA
- a CDS encoding sensor domain-containing diguanylate cyclase, translated as MSIKKGIKLKFAISLLAIFIVCSTTIVNWYLSVEALRDTLTENYLENNYRYAKKVALSTSDLFFNMQQNLETLAHILGRQEISQADLDSWMEANAGYFNSIFTTDENGVVQLMTPQAISNKKGSMRPGVQITTDLMKQALKKQEPFVSDPYIAQSGNLVVLISYPIFDQNGTYKGVVDGTIYLESDSSLKRILNHHEFHDESSVFVVDCSGTIIYHPDVSRVNDSVANHPLVKEVLQGKSGSAEIINSKGMEYFSGYAYVEQTGWGIVAQTPTSVINKPLQSLTEEIIIRSLPLLLLIYLLAWLFTNHLAKPINRLARYSEEAIYSNKPDHLFPHLEIKSYIYEVKQLYQHIQKHFQLLNKQIQQDGLTGLANRRSFDLEINDLILRRTPFSLIMIDIDNFKIVNDEQGHLVGDDVLRFIASIMEDVSRKEDFCYRYGGEEFAILLRNKDVEDAYALAERLRLRLAYTPSPAGYPITISLGISTFQKEDKFPEDIIKRADKALYQSKREGKNKTTIYEFS; from the coding sequence ATGTCGATAAAAAAGGGGATTAAGCTAAAATTTGCCATCAGTTTGTTGGCTATCTTTATTGTGTGCAGTACGACTATTGTAAACTGGTATTTGTCTGTCGAAGCCTTACGAGACACCTTAACAGAGAATTACCTCGAGAATAATTATCGTTATGCGAAAAAAGTGGCTCTGAGTACGAGTGATTTATTTTTCAACATGCAGCAAAACCTCGAGACATTAGCCCACATCCTTGGTAGACAGGAAATCAGTCAAGCTGATTTGGATAGCTGGATGGAAGCCAATGCCGGTTATTTCAACTCCATTTTTACTACCGATGAGAACGGCGTGGTTCAATTAATGACCCCACAGGCAATCTCTAATAAAAAAGGTAGCATGCGGCCTGGTGTCCAAATCACAACAGATTTGATGAAGCAAGCATTAAAAAAACAGGAGCCCTTTGTCTCTGACCCCTATATCGCACAATCCGGAAATCTCGTTGTCCTAATCTCCTATCCAATATTTGATCAGAATGGCACCTATAAAGGCGTTGTCGACGGAACCATCTACTTAGAAAGCGATAGCTCGTTGAAGCGGATTCTGAATCACCACGAGTTTCATGATGAATCCTCTGTTTTTGTTGTTGACTGCTCTGGGACGATTATCTATCATCCTGATGTAAGCCGTGTAAATGATTCCGTGGCAAATCATCCACTTGTAAAAGAAGTCCTTCAAGGAAAAAGCGGCTCTGCTGAAATTATCAATAGTAAAGGGATGGAATATTTTTCAGGTTATGCTTATGTCGAGCAGACAGGGTGGGGCATTGTGGCTCAAACACCTACCTCTGTCATTAATAAACCTTTACAAAGCCTAACGGAAGAAATTATTATTCGTTCACTTCCACTCCTATTGTTAATCTATTTGCTTGCATGGCTGTTTACTAATCACCTGGCGAAGCCTATTAATCGATTAGCGAGGTACTCAGAGGAGGCCATTTACTCGAACAAACCAGATCATTTGTTTCCGCATTTGGAAATCAAATCCTACATATATGAAGTTAAGCAGCTGTACCAGCATATCCAGAAGCATTTCCAATTATTAAATAAACAGATTCAGCAGGATGGTCTCACCGGATTAGCCAATCGCAGGTCCTTTGATTTAGAAATTAACGATTTGATTTTACGAAGAACACCATTTTCATTGATAATGATTGATATTGATAACTTTAAAATAGTTAATGATGAGCAGGGACATTTAGTCGGTGATGATGTTTTGCGATTTATTGCTTCCATTATGGAAGACGTGTCTAGAAAGGAAGATTTCTGCTACCGCTATGGCGGAGAGGAATTTGCCATCTTACTAAGGAATAAAGATGTTGAGGATGCCTACGCATTGGCAGAGCGCCTGCGCCTTAGGCTAGCCTACACACCTAGTCCGGCCGGCTACCCGATCACGATCTCACTAGGCATCTCCACCTTTCAAAAAGAAGACAAGTTCCCAGAGGACATTATTAAAAGAGCTGACAAAGCCCTCTACCAATCCAAACGAGAAGGCAAAAACAAAACCACCATCTATGAATTCAGCTAA
- a CDS encoding FAD-binding protein — protein MKKMYQIVLASILLFSLFLAGCGTNNDISSGDSTESAGITAGTYTATEKGLGDIKATVEVDKEGKIIDLQIDASQESEEFGIEAAQKLQEEILASQTVQVDTVSGATVTSKAVIAAVTKALQQAGVNTDEMKKVAKTGTDEETTVDVVVIGAGTAGTGASIAAAEAGAKVLILEKTGQVGGMATTGMGLFATESSLQKELGQDVTSEWLYNYLEEYNHYRGNGPLMKAIIDKSGDTIDWLMNNGIGLRLSLGINQKMHADSPKTYHMWTNSKEDFPKAYDMIQEKYDAKLMLNTTGEELIQDSNGNVTGVIATKEDGGKLTVHAKSVIISAGGFGGDADMLKEKSGLNEYNYFGIANQGEGVKMAWKAGADELGDGIVQIHLGDLAGSKSIFDRYIDNTVSQVKDVPLLWVNKEGTRFTNESIVYDNVLWGNAAYSAGGEYFTIVDQGSIDQFAQNGINMTGAYQMNGDGLMHMGGGNSIDITIDPLPTLQEDLDKLIAEDVVYKADTIEELAKLTGMNEAKLASSIETYNKAVADGKDTTFYKEPEYLQYNVQKGPYYAIRVKASVYGSIGGVRINEDIQAVKADGQPIPGLYVAGSDAGGMYDNTYPDVEGLTMGFAMNSGRIAGENAAAHALNK, from the coding sequence ATGAAAAAGATGTATCAAATCGTACTTGCATCTATTCTACTGTTCTCCCTCTTCTTAGCCGGCTGCGGCACAAATAATGATATTAGCAGCGGTGATAGCACTGAATCAGCAGGGATTACTGCTGGTACATATACTGCAACTGAAAAAGGATTGGGTGATATCAAGGCAACCGTGGAAGTGGACAAGGAAGGGAAAATAATCGATTTACAAATCGATGCTTCTCAAGAGTCAGAGGAGTTTGGTATTGAAGCAGCACAAAAGCTTCAAGAGGAAATATTAGCTAGTCAAACAGTACAGGTAGATACCGTATCAGGAGCAACCGTTACTAGCAAAGCTGTAATAGCTGCCGTAACAAAGGCATTGCAACAGGCAGGTGTCAATACCGATGAGATGAAAAAAGTAGCAAAAACTGGAACCGATGAAGAAACAACTGTTGATGTAGTTGTAATCGGTGCCGGAACAGCCGGAACCGGTGCATCCATTGCGGCCGCTGAAGCAGGTGCAAAGGTATTAATTCTGGAAAAAACCGGACAGGTTGGTGGCATGGCGACAACAGGGATGGGATTATTCGCCACGGAATCCTCCCTGCAGAAGGAATTAGGACAGGACGTTACCTCTGAATGGCTTTATAACTATTTGGAGGAATATAATCATTATCGTGGAAACGGTCCGTTAATGAAGGCGATTATTGATAAATCAGGAGATACAATTGATTGGCTGATGAATAATGGGATTGGCTTACGTTTAAGCTTAGGTATTAACCAAAAAATGCATGCTGATTCACCAAAAACGTATCATATGTGGACGAACTCAAAAGAAGACTTTCCAAAAGCATATGACATGATACAAGAGAAATATGATGCAAAGCTAATGCTGAATACAACTGGTGAAGAGCTCATTCAGGATAGCAATGGCAATGTAACAGGCGTAATCGCTACAAAAGAGGATGGCGGAAAGCTAACTGTTCATGCTAAGTCTGTAATAATTTCCGCAGGTGGTTTTGGTGGAGATGCAGACATGTTAAAAGAAAAATCTGGACTTAATGAATATAATTATTTTGGAATTGCAAACCAAGGTGAAGGTGTCAAAATGGCATGGAAGGCAGGTGCTGACGAACTAGGTGACGGTATTGTTCAAATTCACTTAGGTGACCTCGCTGGCTCCAAATCGATTTTTGACAGATATATCGATAATACTGTTTCACAGGTAAAAGATGTGCCTTTACTATGGGTGAATAAGGAAGGTACTCGTTTCACCAACGAAAGTATAGTTTATGATAATGTACTTTGGGGTAACGCTGCATATTCTGCAGGTGGTGAATATTTTACCATTGTTGATCAAGGCAGCATTGATCAATTTGCTCAAAATGGCATTAATATGACGGGCGCCTACCAAATGAATGGCGACGGATTAATGCATATGGGTGGCGGTAATAGCATCGATATTACGATAGATCCCCTTCCTACCCTTCAAGAAGACTTAGATAAGTTAATAGCAGAAGATGTTGTGTACAAAGCTGATACAATTGAAGAATTGGCAAAGCTAACAGGAATGAATGAAGCAAAGCTAGCTTCAAGTATTGAAACCTATAACAAAGCCGTTGCAGATGGGAAGGATACTACCTTCTATAAGGAACCTGAATACCTACAATATAATGTACAAAAAGGACCTTATTATGCTATTCGTGTGAAAGCTTCAGTATACGGCTCAATCGGTGGCGTACGCATTAACGAAGATATTCAAGCTGTTAAGGCTGACGGCCAGCCAATTCCGGGGCTTTATGTAGCAGGCTCAGATGCAGGTGGTATGTATGACAACACCTATCCCGATGTAGAAGGCTTAACAATGGGCTTCGCCATGAACTCTGGCCGTATCGCAGGAGAAAATGCTGCAGCCCACGCTTTAAATAAGTAA
- a CDS encoding acetate uptake transporter, with the protein MNNQNHTSVKITVADPSALGLFGLAMVTLVASSQKLGLTEGTSLILPWAFFLGGLAQLIAGWLDSKHNNTFGTTAFSAFGLFWFGVGMTWLIQMGAFGESLLANADPKQLGVAFIGYLIFSIFMTIGAMETHKVLFFIFVLIDCLFIGLSLSSFHIAYEFSHMFAAISELLIALLSFYGSAAAVLNTHFGQVVLPVGKPFGVFKKQPRSARKVA; encoded by the coding sequence ATGAATAATCAGAATCATACCTCAGTAAAAATAACAGTAGCAGACCCATCAGCATTAGGTCTTTTTGGCTTGGCAATGGTAACGCTTGTCGCATCATCACAGAAATTGGGTTTAACAGAAGGAACTTCGCTCATTCTACCTTGGGCTTTCTTTTTAGGTGGTCTTGCTCAATTAATAGCAGGCTGGTTGGATTCAAAGCATAATAATACCTTTGGAACAACGGCGTTCAGCGCATTTGGTTTGTTTTGGTTCGGTGTCGGAATGACCTGGCTGATTCAAATGGGTGCTTTTGGTGAAAGTTTGCTTGCCAATGCAGACCCTAAGCAGCTTGGTGTGGCATTCATCGGCTACTTAATCTTCAGTATTTTTATGACAATCGGCGCTATGGAAACACACAAGGTGTTATTCTTTATTTTCGTCTTAATTGATTGTTTATTTATTGGGTTATCCTTAAGTTCTTTCCATATTGCCTATGAATTTTCACATATGTTCGCAGCCATCTCAGAGCTGCTTATTGCTTTGCTTTCATTCTACGGCTCAGCAGCAGCGGTCTTAAATACTCACTTCGGTCAAGTGGTATTGCCGGTCGGAAAGCCTTTTGGTGTCTTCAAAAAACAACCACGCTCAGCGAGAAAAGTGGCATAG
- a CDS encoding C40 family peptidase, which produces MRQRISRILMMVLLIGILPFQSVSAAGTQQEDVIQIAKNYIGVPYVFGGTTPSGFDCSGYIRFVFENVGINLPRISADQYNAGTKISKAELQPGDLVFFQKTYNKAGITHSGIYIGNNEFISATSSKGIKIDSLSSSYWGPKYYGATRVITGKPGEFNDVSASSPSYTAIATLSKQGIIQGFEDGNFRPDANVTRGQAAAIINRVLNKQPASLNSFSDVPSSNRFAKDIAVIKELGIIDGFPDGTFRPNDNMTRAQMAVIVERAFNLKGKTFTAASHHPYSDVSPDYWAHDAIVTMSNIDRTTVFAGDRYYATSQASRAFFTTAIYNAMNVQ; this is translated from the coding sequence ATGAGACAGCGTATTTCGCGCATTTTAATGATGGTTTTACTAATAGGAATTCTACCTTTTCAGTCCGTGTCAGCGGCAGGTACTCAGCAGGAGGATGTAATCCAAATCGCAAAAAACTACATTGGAGTTCCTTATGTATTTGGGGGCACGACTCCGAGTGGATTTGATTGCTCAGGATACATACGTTTTGTTTTTGAAAATGTAGGTATCAATCTTCCTAGAATATCTGCGGACCAATATAACGCTGGGACAAAGATTTCAAAGGCGGAGCTTCAGCCAGGCGATCTTGTTTTCTTTCAGAAAACCTATAATAAAGCAGGAATTACCCATTCAGGCATCTATATTGGAAACAATGAATTTATCAGTGCCACCAGCAGTAAAGGAATCAAAATAGATTCATTAAGCAGTTCATATTGGGGACCTAAATATTATGGAGCAACACGTGTCATTACGGGTAAGCCAGGTGAATTCAATGATGTAAGCGCAAGCAGTCCTTCGTATACGGCCATTGCAACGTTGAGCAAGCAGGGAATTATTCAAGGGTTTGAAGATGGTAATTTCCGTCCTGATGCAAATGTAACACGTGGACAAGCTGCTGCGATCATTAATAGAGTACTTAATAAGCAGCCGGCAAGCCTGAATTCCTTTAGTGATGTACCCTCGTCAAACCGGTTTGCGAAAGACATTGCTGTCATAAAGGAATTAGGTATTATTGATGGCTTCCCTGATGGTACCTTCCGTCCTAATGATAATATGACAAGAGCGCAGATGGCTGTAATTGTTGAAAGAGCCTTTAACCTGAAGGGTAAAACCTTTACAGCAGCCTCCCATCATCCATACAGTGATGTATCTCCTGATTACTGGGCACACGATGCCATTGTAACCATGAGCAATATCGATAGAACGACTGTGTTTGCCGGTGACCGCTACTACGCAACAAGCCAGGCTTCACGTGCTTTCTTTACAACTGCCATCTACAATGCAATGAACGTTCAATAG